A region from the Methanofollis liminatans DSM 4140 genome encodes:
- the gatB gene encoding Asp-tRNA(Asn)/Glu-tRNA(Gln) amidotransferase subunit GatB, translating into MSEHTDVIIGLEIHCQLNTETKLFCGCSTDYKTDGPNTHVCPVCLGLPGALPMINRKAVEYGLCVAKALNLEVPEESEFARKNYFYPDLPKGYQITMYDRPLAVWGYLEIEGDEGEKKIRITRIHLEEDPGRLVHKAGAGHVAYTLVDYNRSGIPLIEIVTEPDLRSPKEARRFLNKLRATLEYLGVYDGEREGGLRVDANISIRGSERVEVKNISSYKGVEKALTFEITRQKNLIRRGLRVERETRHFQEGRGITSSARSKETENDYRYFPEPDLRPLRVKDWVEAIALPELPDARRDRFMATYGISLNHARTLTGDLRLAEFYEALAAKTDPALAATWTADTLLGELNYRDMPVTTVPLDHFADLVGLVGRGEVTDRVAIDVLRALLDAVIAGETPVTPSEYVKQHNLGKGAADAFAAVIDEVIAENPQAVADYREGKGAALNFLVGQVMKKTRGKADPKEITPLIAARITPEEGA; encoded by the coding sequence ATGAGCGAACACACCGACGTGATCATCGGGCTCGAGATCCATTGCCAGCTGAACACAGAGACCAAACTCTTCTGCGGGTGCTCGACCGACTACAAGACCGACGGCCCGAATACCCATGTCTGCCCGGTCTGCCTCGGCCTGCCCGGCGCCCTCCCCATGATTAACCGGAAGGCCGTCGAGTACGGTCTCTGCGTCGCAAAGGCCCTCAACCTCGAGGTGCCCGAAGAGTCCGAATTCGCACGGAAGAACTACTTCTATCCCGACCTCCCGAAGGGCTACCAGATCACGATGTACGACCGCCCACTCGCCGTCTGGGGCTACCTGGAGATCGAGGGCGACGAAGGCGAGAAGAAGATCCGGATCACCCGCATCCACCTCGAAGAAGACCCGGGGAGGCTGGTGCACAAGGCCGGCGCCGGCCATGTCGCCTATACCCTGGTCGACTACAACCGCTCTGGCATCCCCCTCATCGAGATCGTCACCGAGCCCGACCTTCGGTCGCCGAAGGAGGCCCGGCGGTTCCTCAACAAACTCCGCGCCACCCTCGAGTACCTCGGCGTCTATGACGGCGAGCGCGAGGGCGGTCTGCGCGTGGACGCCAACATCTCGATCCGCGGCTCAGAGCGGGTCGAGGTGAAGAACATCTCCTCATATAAGGGGGTCGAGAAGGCGCTCACCTTCGAGATCACCCGCCAGAAGAACCTGATCAGGCGCGGCCTGCGGGTCGAGCGCGAGACCCGCCACTTCCAGGAGGGCCGCGGCATCACCTCCTCGGCCAGGTCCAAGGAGACGGAGAACGACTACCGCTACTTCCCCGAACCGGACCTGCGGCCCCTCAGGGTAAAGGATTGGGTCGAGGCGATCGCCCTCCCCGAACTCCCTGACGCCCGGCGCGACCGCTTCATGGCGACCTACGGGATCTCCCTCAACCACGCCCGCACCCTCACCGGCGACCTCAGGCTCGCCGAGTTCTACGAGGCGCTCGCTGCAAAGACCGATCCGGCGCTTGCCGCCACCTGGACGGCCGACACCCTGCTCGGCGAACTCAACTACCGGGACATGCCGGTGACGACGGTGCCTCTCGACCACTTCGCCGACCTCGTCGGCCTGGTCGGCCGCGGCGAGGTCACCGACCGGGTCGCCATCGATGTCCTGCGGGCGCTGCTTGACGCCGTCATCGCCGGCGAGACGCCGGTGACGCCCTCGGAGTACGTGAAGCAGCACAACCTTGGCAAGGGCGCCGCTGACGCCTTTGCCGCCGTCATCGACGAGGTGATCGCCGAAAACCCGCAGGCGGTCGCCGATTACCGCGAGGGGAAGGGCGCGGCACTCAACTTCCTGGTCGGCCAGGTGATGAAGAAAACACGGGGCAAGGCAGATCCGAAAGAGATCACTCCTCTAATCGCCGCCCGTATCACCCCGGAGGAGGGAGCCTGA
- a CDS encoding Ig-like domain-containing protein — protein MIRDHSRPDSRWLRWLAATLLLLFLFSIAPASADPLEQTRHVFINVSNADGVKYDLDGATYGGPNNTYYIKADGGGLNELHITADADNAYGQVTTSSDQSGVYYVSNTGGRGFDDDILLLLAVNGTVPDDFAVHVKTSGYTWTPSSVTNQVPTNYAYIEGAVNETFTKEDFLYGPQTWKPGPGNAEPYLPPGLPLYEYQDVTDTSNTFSLMFIDLDVGNMYPSKFGTMLTDNGGAKVEYSFENLETFAAFNVYGWCLAANQGQGISWTNRVNAAGETVVGTSGYAVVGIPPVLTSIEVTPATAEVEIGTSMQFAAAALDQDDRTMSDIAIAWSSSDETVGTVNATGTFTALAAGTTTLTASNGTVSGTAEATVNAAPSGPRPLPDYNNVFFKVANDAGVKYNAFGNNTYNVRFEGYDRGLNALHISTDPAVNFGQVTVSENQSGTFYATDSGGKGYEDEILLMVAVNGTISDDFRLHITADGYTWTPNPASNQPPSLDNVTYQPVSLDEIFTKDDFIYGPQIWKPTGNGFDYPIHFGQDMSDTANTFQVMFIDLNAGVLRPNADLENRGAVRINYTVENLDTFAAFNVYGYCQNSNNGDEMVAWTNAVLAPKVTSGYSVIGAGRAVLLGDANDDGTVNQADTLRVLKQIVGLSSKPSADTELFTKTDVHRNGMIEVGDALFIAQYNVGLRDAWFALRE, from the coding sequence ATGATACGAGACCATTCCAGACCTGACAGTCGGTGGCTGCGCTGGCTTGCCGCAACGCTCCTCCTGCTCTTTCTCTTCAGTATCGCCCCGGCTTCGGCCGATCCCCTCGAACAAACGCGCCACGTCTTCATCAACGTCTCGAACGCCGACGGAGTGAAGTACGATCTCGACGGCGCCACGTACGGCGGGCCGAACAACACCTATTATATCAAGGCCGACGGCGGTGGCCTGAACGAGCTCCACATCACCGCTGATGCGGACAACGCCTATGGCCAGGTGACGACGAGCAGCGACCAGTCCGGTGTCTATTATGTTTCCAACACCGGCGGCCGCGGCTTTGACGATGACATCCTCCTCCTCCTGGCCGTGAACGGCACGGTCCCGGACGACTTTGCCGTGCACGTCAAGACGAGCGGCTACACCTGGACGCCCTCCTCGGTCACCAATCAGGTCCCGACGAACTACGCCTATATCGAGGGTGCGGTGAACGAGACCTTCACGAAGGAGGATTTCCTGTACGGCCCGCAGACCTGGAAGCCCGGCCCGGGCAACGCCGAGCCCTATCTCCCACCCGGCCTGCCCCTGTACGAGTACCAGGACGTCACCGACACGAGCAACACCTTCAGCCTGATGTTCATCGACCTTGACGTCGGGAACATGTACCCCTCGAAGTTCGGCACCATGCTCACCGACAACGGCGGTGCAAAGGTGGAGTACTCCTTCGAGAACCTGGAGACCTTCGCCGCCTTCAACGTCTACGGCTGGTGCCTCGCCGCCAACCAGGGCCAGGGCATTTCATGGACCAACCGGGTGAACGCCGCCGGCGAGACAGTCGTCGGCACGAGCGGCTATGCCGTCGTCGGCATCCCGCCGGTGCTGACCTCGATCGAGGTCACGCCTGCGACCGCCGAGGTGGAGATCGGCACCTCGATGCAGTTTGCCGCCGCCGCCCTCGACCAGGACGACCGTACGATGAGCGACATCGCCATCGCCTGGTCGAGTTCTGACGAGACCGTGGGGACGGTGAACGCCACCGGCACCTTCACCGCCCTCGCTGCCGGCACCACCACGCTCACCGCCTCGAATGGCACGGTCTCGGGTACGGCCGAGGCGACCGTCAACGCCGCGCCCTCCGGTCCCCGGCCCCTCCCTGACTACAACAATGTTTTCTTCAAAGTCGCCAACGACGCCGGCGTGAAGTACAACGCCTTCGGGAACAACACCTACAACGTCCGGTTCGAAGGCTATGACCGCGGCCTCAACGCCCTGCACATATCCACCGACCCGGCAGTAAACTTCGGCCAGGTGACGGTCTCTGAAAACCAGAGCGGCACCTTCTATGCGACCGACTCGGGCGGTAAGGGCTATGAGGACGAGATCCTCCTCATGGTCGCCGTGAACGGCACGATCTCCGACGACTTCAGGCTGCACATCACCGCCGACGGCTACACCTGGACTCCGAACCCAGCGAGCAACCAGCCGCCGTCTCTTGACAACGTCACCTACCAGCCCGTCTCCCTCGACGAGATCTTCACCAAAGACGACTTCATTTACGGCCCGCAGATCTGGAAGCCGACCGGCAACGGTTTCGACTACCCGATCCATTTCGGCCAGGACATGAGCGACACGGCGAACACCTTCCAGGTGATGTTCATCGACCTGAACGCCGGCGTGCTCAGACCGAACGCTGACCTCGAGAACCGGGGTGCGGTGCGGATCAACTACACCGTCGAGAACCTCGACACCTTTGCGGCCTTCAACGTCTACGGATACTGCCAGAACTCAAACAACGGCGACGAGATGGTCGCCTGGACCAACGCCGTCCTGGCGCCCAAGGTGACGAGCGGCTACTCGGTCATCGGTGCCGGCCGGGCCGTCCTCTTAGGCGACGCCAACGACGACGGCACGGTCAACCAGGCCGACACCCTGCGGGTGCTCAAGCAGATCGTCGGCCTCTCCTCAAAGCCCTCGGCCGACACCGAACTGTTCACGAAGACCGACGTCCACCGGAACGGGATGATCGAAGTAGGAGACGCCCTCTTCATCGCCCAGTACAACGTCGGGCTGCGGGATGCCTGGTTTGCATTGAGGGAATAA
- a CDS encoding asparagine synthase C-terminal domain-containing protein, translating into MPDLALIGWVECDGRRLSEDEVRVALSEDPYSALRFGGEFSFTYGEWRARDHFGIAPGDGPAGTLTRDGAVVGRVDPGYPAGDLEAAIVEAVAIRAVDGAAVALSGGVDSALVAALARLPCVVVGLEGSHDLVRALALAEVLGLSCEAVTVTEQEVEAALRAVVGVLGAPNPVDASIATTEYFVARWAGERGYRRILAGQGADELFGGYARYLESPDLAASLAAGVDDIPRQVARDGAVASLYGTAFSLPYLDLRVVAAARAIPPAEKVCGGVRKLPLREVAERHLPLEFASGEKKAMQYGSGIWKAIGHLSSKNGYKKSVQGYLTDMGRDMHGH; encoded by the coding sequence ATGCCTGACCTCGCCCTGATCGGATGGGTCGAGTGCGACGGCCGGCGCCTCTCCGAAGATGAGGTGCGTGTCGCCCTTTCAGAGGATCCTTACTCCGCCCTGCGGTTCGGCGGCGAGTTTTCGTTCACGTACGGTGAGTGGCGGGCGCGCGACCACTTCGGGATCGCCCCCGGCGACGGCCCGGCCGGAACGCTCACCCGCGACGGTGCGGTCGTCGGCCGCGTGGACCCCGGCTACCCGGCCGGCGACCTCGAGGCGGCGATTGTCGAGGCGGTGGCGATCAGGGCAGTGGACGGCGCCGCCGTCGCTCTCTCCGGTGGGGTGGACTCGGCCCTTGTCGCCGCCCTCGCGCGCCTCCCCTGTGTCGTCGTCGGCTTGGAGGGATCGCACGATCTGGTGCGCGCCCTCGCCCTCGCCGAAGTGCTGGGCCTCTCCTGCGAGGCGGTGACCGTCACCGAACAGGAGGTTGAGGCGGCGCTGCGGGCGGTGGTCGGTGTGCTGGGTGCCCCGAACCCGGTCGACGCCTCCATCGCAACGACCGAATACTTTGTCGCCCGCTGGGCCGGGGAGCGCGGCTACCGCCGGATCCTGGCCGGACAGGGGGCAGACGAACTCTTCGGCGGCTACGCGCGCTACCTGGAGAGCCCTGACCTTGCGGCCTCGCTTGCGGCGGGCGTCGACGATATCCCGCGGCAGGTTGCCCGCGACGGCGCCGTCGCCTCTCTCTATGGTACCGCGTTCTCCCTCCCATACCTGGATCTGCGCGTCGTGGCGGCGGCCCGCGCCATCCCTCCTGCTGAGAAGGTGTGCGGCGGGGTCAGGAAATTGCCCCTCAGAGAGGTCGCAGAACGGCATCTGCCCCTCGAATTCGCCAGCGGAGAGAAGAAGGCGATGCAGTACGGCAGCGGGATCTGGAAGGCGATCGGGCACCTCTCCAGTAAAAATGGTTATAAAAAGTCGGTACAAGGGTACTTAACTGACATGGGTAGGGACATGCATGGTCACTGA
- a CDS encoding PAS domain-containing protein, with amino-acid sequence MSATSSGICLFREETICFVNPAFTALFGYTPEEAVGNLPVSDIVHPDDRERFRRTTEQVLSGASISVHERYEGIRKDGSSLCLEYTGAGTRYHGKPAAVGLFLDMAAQKKVEDALRGSEERFRAIFDRVNDVIFLVELTPDNRPGRLIEVNRAACTSLHYQRGKLLNMPVGKVKEPGGGTVLAEIMERLLLYGTAKYEAVELRKDGTPLPVELNSHLCEIDGRSAILAVARDISARKEWQSMEAEAFSRSRRTWSSSPSSTTILNTPFR; translated from the coding sequence GTGAGCGCCACATCTTCGGGCATCTGCCTGTTCAGAGAGGAAACCATCTGTTTCGTCAACCCGGCCTTCACCGCACTTTTCGGCTATACGCCGGAGGAGGCCGTCGGGAACCTGCCGGTATCGGACATCGTTCATCCCGACGACCGGGAGCGGTTCAGGCGCACGACGGAGCAGGTCCTCTCCGGCGCCTCCATCTCCGTGCATGAGAGGTACGAGGGCATCAGGAAGGACGGCAGCAGCCTCTGCCTTGAATATACCGGGGCCGGGACGCGTTACCACGGGAAGCCCGCTGCCGTCGGGTTGTTCCTGGACATGGCCGCACAGAAGAAGGTCGAAGACGCCCTGCGCGGGAGCGAGGAGAGGTTCAGGGCTATCTTCGACCGGGTGAACGACGTCATCTTCCTCGTCGAGTTGACCCCGGACAACCGGCCGGGCAGGCTGATCGAGGTGAACCGGGCCGCCTGCACCAGCCTGCACTATCAGAGGGGGAAACTCCTCAACATGCCTGTAGGTAAGGTCAAGGAGCCGGGTGGAGGCACGGTGCTGGCTGAGATCATGGAGCGCCTCCTCCTGTACGGCACTGCAAAATACGAAGCCGTAGAGCTGCGAAAGGACGGCACGCCCCTTCCGGTGGAGTTGAACAGCCACCTCTGCGAGATCGACGGACGATCGGCGATCCTGGCCGTGGCCCGCGACATCTCGGCGAGAAAAGAGTGGCAGAGTATGGAAGCCGAAGCGTTCAGCAGATCGAGGAGAACCTGGAGCAGTTCGCCATCCTCAACGACCATATTAAATACCCCCTTCAGGTGA
- the gatA gene encoding Asp-tRNA(Asn)/Glu-tRNA(Gln) amidotransferase subunit GatA, with translation MGSITFDAEDRWNAFITLCREADHGDGPLAGVLVAVKDNISTAGVQTTCGSRILQGYIPPYDAHVVELLKAAGAAIVGKTNMDEFGMGTTTESSAFGPTTNPVDTARVPGGSSGGSAAAVAAGMVPMALGTDTGGSIRCPAAFCGIVGLKPTYGRVSRYGLIAYANSLEGIGPMARNVADVSSLFSVIAGPDARDATSIDRPYSHTPSSDGIAGLRIGVPAEFFGAGVDPGVAEKVRSAIDSLADLGAEIVECSMPSMAFALAAYYVTCTSEASSNLARFDGIRYGPDIESKRSWHDAYQEHRREHFGKEVRRRIMLGTFALSAGYYGKYYAKAQAARKSVGEDFARLFADVDVIAGPTMPTTAFALGEKTADPLSMYLADILTVPANLAGVPAISVPCGSVDGLPVGLQLIGRHCEEERIIDTAYAYEEVRR, from the coding sequence ATGGGCTCGATCACCTTTGATGCGGAAGACCGCTGGAACGCCTTCATCACCCTCTGCCGGGAGGCCGACCACGGCGACGGCCCCCTGGCTGGCGTCCTGGTGGCGGTCAAGGACAACATCTCGACGGCCGGTGTCCAGACTACCTGCGGGTCGCGGATCCTCCAGGGCTATATCCCCCCGTATGACGCCCACGTCGTCGAACTGCTCAAGGCCGCCGGCGCCGCTATCGTCGGCAAAACGAACATGGACGAGTTCGGCATGGGCACCACCACCGAATCGAGTGCATTCGGACCGACCACCAACCCGGTCGACACCGCGCGCGTCCCCGGCGGATCTTCGGGCGGGAGCGCCGCCGCCGTCGCTGCCGGTATGGTGCCGATGGCCCTCGGCACCGACACCGGCGGCTCGATCCGCTGCCCCGCGGCCTTCTGCGGGATCGTCGGGCTCAAGCCCACCTACGGGCGGGTCTCCCGGTACGGCCTCATCGCCTATGCGAACTCACTCGAGGGCATCGGCCCGATGGCCCGGAACGTGGCTGATGTATCCAGCCTCTTCTCGGTGATCGCCGGTCCTGACGCCCGCGACGCCACCTCCATCGACCGCCCATACTCCCACACGCCCTCGTCCGATGGAATCGCGGGGCTCCGTATCGGCGTCCCGGCCGAGTTCTTCGGCGCCGGCGTCGACCCGGGCGTCGCAGAGAAGGTCAGGTCGGCGATCGACTCTCTCGCCGACCTCGGCGCCGAGATCGTCGAGTGTTCGATGCCGAGCATGGCCTTTGCCCTCGCCGCCTACTATGTCACCTGCACCTCAGAGGCCTCCTCGAACCTCGCCCGGTTCGACGGCATCCGCTACGGCCCCGACATCGAGTCGAAGCGCTCGTGGCACGATGCCTACCAGGAACACCGCCGGGAGCACTTCGGCAAAGAGGTGCGCCGCCGGATCATGCTCGGCACCTTCGCCCTCTCGGCCGGTTACTACGGCAAGTACTATGCAAAGGCGCAGGCGGCCCGCAAGAGCGTCGGTGAAGATTTCGCCCGCCTGTTTGCGGATGTCGACGTTATCGCCGGCCCGACCATGCCTACGACGGCCTTCGCCCTCGGCGAGAAGACCGCCGACCCCCTCTCGATGTACCTCGCCGACATCCTCACCGTCCCGGCCAACCTCGCCGGCGTCCCGGCGATCTCGGTGCCCTGCGGCAGCGTGGACGGTCTGCCCGTCGGGCTGCAGCTCATCGGCAGGCATTGCGAGGAGGAGCGGATCATCGATACTGCCTATGCCTACGAGGAGGTGCGGCGATGA
- the gatC gene encoding Asp-tRNA(Asn)/Glu-tRNA(Gln) amidotransferase subunit GatC produces the protein MVTESDVAHIAILADIGIGDEELAEFTGQFNAILEYFDLLDQVEESGRPAAVTTNIFRDDAVVPSLSLDAVLENAGESEAGYIRAPKVM, from the coding sequence ATGGTCACTGAATCAGACGTAGCACATATTGCAATACTTGCAGATATTGGAATAGGCGACGAAGAACTCGCCGAATTTACCGGGCAGTTCAACGCCATCCTCGAATATTTCGATCTCCTCGATCAGGTCGAGGAGAGCGGGCGGCCTGCGGCGGTAACGACGAACATCTTCAGGGACGACGCCGTCGTCCCGTCCCTCTCCCTCGACGCCGTCCTTGAAAACGCCGGTGAGTCTGAGGCCGGCTATATCCGCGCCCCGAAGGTGATGTGA